TGAACTTCGCCGCCCACTCCGGGTCGGTGGCGATGAACACCGGCAGGGCGTTGACGAACGCCACGCCCGCGTCAATCGCGCATTGCGCGTAGAACTTGCCCGCCGCCTCCGAACCCACCGGCAGGTAGGAGACCAGCACGTCCGCCTCGGTCTCGCGCAGCACCGCCACGATGTCAACCGGCTCTTGCTCGGACTCGCTGATCGTTTCCCGGTAGTACTTCCCGAGCCCGTCCAGCGTGGGACCGCGCTGCACCGTGATCCCGGTCGGGGGTACGTCACAGATCCTGATCGTGTTGTTCTCGCTGGCCCTGGTGGCGTCGGCGAGGTCGATACCCACCTTCTTGGCGTCGACGTCGAACGCGGCCACGAACTCCACGTCCCGTACGTGGTAGTCGCCGAACCGCACGTGCATCAGCCCCGGCACCTTCTGGGTCGGGTCGGCGTCGCGGTAGTAGTTGACTCCCTGGATCAGTGACGTCGCGCAGTTTCCCACGCCGACGACGGCAACCCGGATGGACTGCGGGCTCATGGACCTCTCCTCGGTTCGGTCAGTGCTCTTCGGGGTGGCGCTCTCGGGGGTGCTGGTCTTCGGGGCGCTGGTCTTCGGGCTGGTCGGCGGCGGCCGGATGCCCCACGCGTTCGGAGGCGATCAGGTCGCTGAGCCAGTGCACCTCGCGCTCGACGGACTCCACGCCGTGCCGCTGGAGTTCGAGGGCGTAGGTGTCCAGGCGTTCCTGCGTACGGTGAAGTTGCGCGCGGGTGCGGTCCAGGCGCTCCTCCAGCCGCCGCCGGCGGCCCTCGAGGATGCGCAGCCGCACCGTCGCGTCCGTACGCGCGAAGAACGCCAGCCGGACACCGAAGTTGTCGTCGTCCCAGGCGGACGGCCCGCCCTCGGCCAGGAGTTCGGTGAGGAGCTGCTCACCGGCGGGGGTGAGGCGGTAGACGATCCGGGCCCGGCGCCGGGCGGTGTTGCCGGCCGAGGTGCGGTCGGTGTCGTCGGCGGAGGAGTCCTCGCGGACGCAGTCCCGGGCGAGCAGGGACTTCAGGCAGGGGTAGAGCGATCCGTAGGACAGCGCACGTCCCCAGCCGAACCTCGCGTTGAGGCGCTTGCGCAGCTCGTAGCCGTGCATCGGCGCCTCGTGCAGGAGGCCCAGGACCGCGAGCTCGAGTACGCCGCCGCGGCGTGCCATGCGCCTCACCGTCCCTTCCGGGCCGCACCGCGCACCGTGCTGCCCGTCCTGCCCTGAATCGGGGAACTAGTACGAAACTCGATGTATCGGACTGATACATCGTGCCGAGATGTTCGGACGATAGAGCCAGCCCGCGTACACGCGCAAGGGGTGACTCTCGGTGGGCGACGACCGTCGGGCCGATCGTCAGGTTTGATCGCCCTGCCCGCGCCGTGGGACTCGACGCTCCGGCCGAAGGCCGTACTCTCGTTGGCATGTGGTCGCAACGGTCGGTGGTCGATTACAGCCTGCAGCGCAAGGCGACGCTGCGGGCGCTGCGTGGTGGCCACGCGACCGTGATGGAGGACGTGTGCGACGCCGACCCCTACCTCCTCCGGGCGGCGAAGTTTCACGGGGAACCAACCGACCGGCCCTGTCCCATCTGCCGGAGGGAGAAGCTGACCCACGTCACCTACGTCTTCGGCGACGAGCTCGGTCAGTACTCCGGCCGGATCCGGCAGACGCCCGAGCTGGAGATGATGGCCCGCGAGCACGGCGAGTTCCGGGTCTACGTCATCGAGGTCTGCCAGGGTTGCTCGTGGAATCACCTCACGCTCTCGTACGTCCTCGGTGACGGTGTGCCACGACGGCCGCCTCGCCGGCAGCGCACGGTCGAGGACGAGTACTCCTAGCCGGGACATCTGCCGTACCCTCAGCAGCCAATCCGCTGCCGGGCAACCCCCTGGAACTACACCGTGACACGCAGACATGACGACAGGTATGCCGACGACCACACGTCCGTGGACGTCTACGGCGATCCACGTGAGGATCGGGGACCTCGCGGGCATCGCCAACCCCGCAGGAGACCCAGGCGACGCCTCCGGCGTTTCCTGCTCGGCTGCCTGCTCTTCTTCCTCGGGCTGGGCATCCTGAGCATCGCGGCGTTCGTGATCGGCTACGCGCGCACGTCCGTCCCGGACCCGAACGCGATGCTGGACTCCAACACCACGACGATCTACTACCACGACGGCAAGAGCGTCCTGGGGTCCTTCCACGCCCAGAACCGCATCTCGGTGCCGTTGGACCAGGTGCCCAAGAACACCCAGGACGCGGTGATCGCGGCGGAGAACCGCAGCTTCTGGACCGACCGCGGCGTGTCGCCGACCGGTATCGTCCGCGCCGCGTGGAACACCGCGCGGGGCCAGGACGTCCAGGGTGGTTCGACGATCACCCAGCAGTACGTCAAGAACTACTACCTGACCCAGGAACAGACCTGGACCCGCAAGGTCAAGGAACTCTTCATCACCTTGAAGGTCCAGCGGCAGCTGTCCAAGCAGGAGATCCTGCAGAACTACCTCAACACCAGCTACTTCGGCCGCGGCGCGTGGGGCATCGAGACCGCCTCGCAGGCGTACTTCGGCAAGCACGTCCAGGAGCTCAGCCCCCAGGAGTCGGCGGTGCTGGCGTCCCTGCTGCGGGCGCCGTCGATCTACGACCCGGCGGTCGACCCGACCAACCGGCCACGGCTCGAGTCCCGCTACCACTACGTGCTCGACGGGATGGCGAAGCTCGGGCACCTGTCCACCGGACAGGCCGCGCAGGAGCCGCTGCCGAAGATCAAGCCGATCAGCAAGAGCAGCAACTCCGCCGGACCGGGCGGCTACCTCGTCAGCCAGGTGCGCAAGGAGCTGGTCAAGCTCGGCTACAGCGAGGCGCAGATCGAGACCGGCGGCCTGCAGGTCACCACGACGATCGACGCCAAGGCCCAGCGTGCGATGCAGGACGCGTTTGCGAAGCACTTCCCGACCAAGAACGCCAAGGGTGTGTACGCGGGCGGCGCCGCTGTGCGCCCGGGCACCGGCGAGGTGGTCGCGATGTACGGCGGGAAGGACTACATCAAGCGCCAGTTCAACGACGCCACCCAGGCCAAGCTCCAGCCGGGCTCGACGTTCAAGTCGTTCGCCCTGGCCGCGGCGTTGGAGGACGGCGTCTCCCTGCGCAGCAGGTTCGCCGGCAACTCGCCGTTCATGCTCGACAACGGCGACCAGGTACGCAACGAGTTCAACCGCGACTACGGGCGCTACGTCGACCTGAGGCAGGCCACCCGGGACTCGATCAACACCGCCTACGTCGACCTCACCGTCAACAAGATCGGCCCGAACGCGGTGTACGACGCGGCCCTGCGCGCGGGCGTGCCGAAGAACTCGCCCGGCCTGGACAAGCACGCGAAGATCGCCCTCGGTTTCGCGTCGGTGTCCCCGATGGACATGGCCAACTCCTACGCCACGTTCGCGGCCGAGGGCAGGCGCGCCCCGTGGCACCTCGTGGACAAGGTCACCGCCCCGGGCGGCAACGTCCTGCACGAGACGAAGGTGGAGAGCAAGCGGGAGTTCGGCAAGCCGGTGGTCCGCGACCTCGACAGCGCGCTGGAGGACGTCGTGAAGCACGGCAGCGCGGAGCAGGCGGCAAAGGACCTCGGCCGCCCGGCCGCCGGCAAGACCGGCACCCACGAGGACCAGACGGCGTGGTTCGTGGGCTACACCCCGCAACTGGCCGCGTCGGTGGCGTTCTACAAGGACGCGAACGGCGACGGGAAGAAGGAGTCGCTGGACAACGTGGGCGGGATGAACACCTTCTTCGGCGGCGGCTACCCCGCGCGGATCTGGACGGAGTTCATGAAGGAGGCGCTGGCCGGCCAGCCGGTGCGGCAGTTCCCGCCGCCGGCCAACCTCGGGAAGGTCGTCAACCCCAAGCCGACCTTCACGCCGAGGCCCAAGCCCACCTTCACGCCGACGCCGACGCCGACCCCGACGCCGACGCCGACGGTTACCCCAACTCCCACGGACACGCCCACGCCGACGCCGACCTTCACCCGGAAGCCGCCGGGCCCGAGGCCCAAGCCGACCAACACCCTCCCCATCCCCACGCCCACCTCGTCGCCCAGCCCGACCAGGACCAAGGGACCCCACCGGCCGTTTCCGTAGGCCCGGCACCGGCGGCGACCGCCGGCAGAACGGAGCCGCCGACAGGGCGTCCCAACCTGCTGACGCGGGGTAGGTCGTCCGGCGTGGCGCCGGGAGGGTACCCACCCCGTCAGCGCGATAGGGCACGATGGGCTCCGACGTGACGCCGGAACGGACGGAGGCGCGGGTGAGCAGGAGTCCCTCCCGGGAGGATCCCCTGGCCCGCCTGGCCACCACCTGGCTCGGCGGACCGGTCGGTCTGCACGCGCGCCTGGGTGGCGCCCGGTGGACACCGCTGGCGGTGGCGTTCGCGGTGACGACGGGGATGTTCGTCCTCGGCGTTCTGCAGAAGGTGCCGTGTCACGGCGTGGGCTGGCCGCGTGAGTCGGGGTACGCCTTCAGCCATCTCTGCTACACCGACGTGCCGTACCTCTACCGCGAACGCGGCTTCGCCCAGGGCAACCTCGCCTACCTCGACACCGGCAACTACCCGCCGCTGGAATACCCCGTCCTCACCGGCGCGGTGATGCAGGTGACCGCCTGGCTCACCCGGGCGTTCGGGTCCGGGGACGCCGTGCGCGACAGCGTTCTGTACTTCGACCTCGCCGTCGTGTTCCTCTTCGGCTGCGCGCTGGTGACCGTGTGGGCCCTCGCCCGGCTGTGCCTGCGCCGCCCGTACGACGTGTTGTTCTTCGCCGCGGCACCGGTGCTCGCGCTGGCCGGCACCATCAACTGGGACCTCGCCGCGGTGGCCCTCACCACCTGCGCACTGCTGGCCTGGTCGCGGTCGCGCCCGTACCTCGCCGGCATCCTGATCGGCCTCGGCGTGGCGACGAAGTTCTACCCCCTGCTGCTGCTGGGACCGCTGCTTGTGCTCGCGCTGCGCACCGGCCGGATGCGGATGTGGGCGACGACCGCGCTGTCTGCGCTGGCCGCGTGGCTGGTCGTCAACCTGCCGGTGCTGCTGCTCGCGGAGAGCAGTTGGGCGGTCTT
This Actinopolymorpha cephalotaxi DNA region includes the following protein-coding sequences:
- a CDS encoding DUF5318 family protein, producing MWSQRSVVDYSLQRKATLRALRGGHATVMEDVCDADPYLLRAAKFHGEPTDRPCPICRREKLTHVTYVFGDELGQYSGRIRQTPELEMMAREHGEFRVYVIEVCQGCSWNHLTLSYVLGDGVPRRPPRRQRTVEDEYS
- a CDS encoding transglycosylase domain-containing protein, which encodes MTRRHDDRYADDHTSVDVYGDPREDRGPRGHRQPRRRPRRRLRRFLLGCLLFFLGLGILSIAAFVIGYARTSVPDPNAMLDSNTTTIYYHDGKSVLGSFHAQNRISVPLDQVPKNTQDAVIAAENRSFWTDRGVSPTGIVRAAWNTARGQDVQGGSTITQQYVKNYYLTQEQTWTRKVKELFITLKVQRQLSKQEILQNYLNTSYFGRGAWGIETASQAYFGKHVQELSPQESAVLASLLRAPSIYDPAVDPTNRPRLESRYHYVLDGMAKLGHLSTGQAAQEPLPKIKPISKSSNSAGPGGYLVSQVRKELVKLGYSEAQIETGGLQVTTTIDAKAQRAMQDAFAKHFPTKNAKGVYAGGAAVRPGTGEVVAMYGGKDYIKRQFNDATQAKLQPGSTFKSFALAAALEDGVSLRSRFAGNSPFMLDNGDQVRNEFNRDYGRYVDLRQATRDSINTAYVDLTVNKIGPNAVYDAALRAGVPKNSPGLDKHAKIALGFASVSPMDMANSYATFAAEGRRAPWHLVDKVTAPGGNVLHETKVESKREFGKPVVRDLDSALEDVVKHGSAEQAAKDLGRPAAGKTGTHEDQTAWFVGYTPQLAASVAFYKDANGDGKKESLDNVGGMNTFFGGGYPARIWTEFMKEALAGQPVRQFPPPANLGKVVNPKPTFTPRPKPTFTPTPTPTPTPTPTVTPTPTDTPTPTPTFTRKPPGPRPKPTNTLPIPTPTSSPSPTRTKGPHRPFP
- a CDS encoding glycosyltransferase family 87 protein, translating into MSRSPSREDPLARLATTWLGGPVGLHARLGGARWTPLAVAFAVTTGMFVLGVLQKVPCHGVGWPRESGYAFSHLCYTDVPYLYRERGFAQGNLAYLDTGNYPPLEYPVLTGAVMQVTAWLTRAFGSGDAVRDSVLYFDLAVVFLFGCALVTVWALARLCLRRPYDVLFFAAAPVLALAGTINWDLAAVALTTCALLAWSRSRPYLAGILIGLGVATKFYPLLLLGPLLVLALRTGRMRMWATTALSALAAWLVVNLPVLLLAESSWAVFWSFNTARMGDFGSIWYVLGLAGHPLRAVNTVSLGLFGLACAGVAALGLFAPRRPRLAQLAFLTVAAFLLVNKVYSPQYVLWLLPLVALARPRWRDWAIWQAGELLYWLAIWLHLSGTLAAGGAGRLYWLAVVVRMATTGYLCVLVVRDILRPSADVVRAGGQVDDPTGGPFDGAADAAGWRRGRLRSPEPIERALQEEGVAR
- a CDS encoding PadR family transcriptional regulator, which encodes MARRGGVLELAVLGLLHEAPMHGYELRKRLNARFGWGRALSYGSLYPCLKSLLARDCVREDSSADDTDRTSAGNTARRRARIVYRLTPAGEQLLTELLAEGGPSAWDDDNFGVRLAFFARTDATVRLRILEGRRRRLEERLDRTRAQLHRTQERLDTYALELQRHGVESVEREVHWLSDLIASERVGHPAAADQPEDQRPEDQHPRERHPEEH